A region of Fibrobacter sp. UWT2 DNA encodes the following proteins:
- a CDS encoding putative transporter encodes MTWLIDLFTKPSVGQQVLAIAITAALGLMIGKIKVKGIGLGSAGALFIGIALGHFGLRVEPNVLHFIQEFGLILFVYTIGMQVGPGFIDSIRRHGLVLNILSTSVVLLGVLVTLCLYFFTDMHNNVPVLIGMLCGAVTNTPSLGAANSAFAAAGVETSLTGIGYAVAYPFGVIGIILVMILTRVIFRQDPNKAAESYSAEIAAHSKEIESCSLTVENQNLYGIMLKDIPGLVASGVVITRLMRGENIFTPNGETVIEQGDKVHIVGMPEAVCSMEKIIGRRLEKPITQESGDADKKIVVKTILVTNKKILGRTIGSLALAERYGVNISRVVRSGFKFTGRLDLRIKFADKLRVVGTAEGIEAAAKELGNSLTALDHPEILPAFLGIFLGVIVGSIPLAIPGMPTPLKLGLAGGPLIVAIVLSRKRKIGPLNFFMANSANLMLREFGLTLFLSCVGLNAGIKFFDVLLNGDGLHYMALAALITFLPLAIVAAVGHLVFKVNYLSLCGVLAGATTDPPALAFANGQANSEAVNIGYASVYPLTMLLRILSGQVLAILLLQAI; translated from the coding sequence ATGACTTGGCTAATAGACTTATTTACGAAGCCCTCGGTGGGCCAGCAAGTCCTTGCGATTGCCATTACGGCGGCACTCGGTCTGATGATCGGAAAGATTAAGGTCAAGGGAATTGGCCTGGGTAGTGCCGGAGCGCTATTTATAGGTATCGCACTTGGACATTTCGGGCTCCGCGTAGAACCTAACGTGCTTCATTTTATTCAGGAATTCGGCCTGATTCTGTTTGTGTACACCATCGGTATGCAGGTGGGGCCGGGCTTTATCGATTCCATCCGCCGTCATGGCCTTGTGCTGAATATTCTTTCGACCAGTGTGGTGCTGCTTGGGGTCTTAGTCACGCTGTGCCTGTACTTCTTTACTGATATGCATAACAACGTACCCGTACTCATTGGGATGCTTTGTGGCGCTGTCACGAACACGCCTTCCCTAGGAGCCGCTAACTCAGCCTTTGCCGCGGCCGGGGTGGAAACCTCCCTGACGGGTATCGGGTACGCTGTTGCATATCCGTTCGGTGTTATCGGAATCATTTTGGTGATGATCCTTACGCGAGTTATCTTTAGGCAGGATCCGAACAAGGCTGCTGAAAGTTATTCTGCAGAAATTGCCGCCCACAGCAAGGAAATTGAATCTTGCAGTTTGACGGTGGAAAATCAGAACTTGTACGGAATTATGCTGAAGGATATTCCTGGCCTAGTTGCGAGCGGGGTAGTGATTACCCGCTTGATGCGTGGCGAGAATATCTTTACTCCCAATGGAGAGACCGTGATTGAGCAAGGTGACAAGGTACATATCGTGGGTATGCCTGAAGCAGTCTGCTCCATGGAAAAGATTATTGGCCGTAGACTTGAAAAACCCATTACGCAAGAATCGGGCGATGCCGACAAGAAGATTGTCGTCAAGACGATTTTGGTGACCAACAAGAAAATTCTTGGTCGCACTATCGGTTCCTTGGCACTTGCGGAACGCTATGGCGTAAACATCAGCCGTGTGGTACGCAGCGGATTCAAGTTCACAGGTCGCCTGGATTTACGAATCAAGTTTGCAGACAAACTCCGTGTCGTCGGTACTGCAGAAGGTATCGAGGCCGCGGCGAAGGAACTGGGCAATTCTTTAACAGCACTGGACCATCCAGAAATATTGCCCGCGTTCCTTGGCATCTTCCTGGGAGTCATTGTGGGCAGCATTCCTCTTGCTATCCCAGGGATGCCGACCCCGCTTAAGCTGGGTCTCGCCGGCGGCCCCCTGATTGTCGCTATCGTGCTTAGCCGCAAACGCAAGATTGGTCCGCTGAACTTCTTTATGGCCAATAGCGCAAACCTGATGCTCCGTGAATTCGGTCTGACGCTCTTCCTCAGCTGTGTGGGTTTGAATGCGGGAATCAAGTTCTTCGATGTGCTCTTGAATGGTGACGGTCTCCATTACATGGCCTTGGCGGCGCTCATCACTTTCTTGCCGCTTGCCATCGTTGCTGCTGTGGGACACCTCGTCTTCAAAGTCAACTATCTGTCGCTCTGCGGCGTACTCGCAGGAGCCACCACCGACCCGCCTGCACTTGCATTTGCCAACGGCCAAGCCAACAGCGAAGCGGTCAACATCGGCTACGCCTCGGTTTACCCGCTCACCATGTTGCTTAGAATTTTGAGTGGGCAGGTACTCGCTATCTTGTTACTTCAGGCTATATAA
- a CDS encoding ribose-phosphate pyrophosphokinase has product MSDRFIVTGNFTDDPFAIDMAQYIGLREDISDVVSLKTFANSEFCPRYMLDVDDMEHIGRRLEGKIVLICSVSNHERSRNDYAMRNCILARAAKDNGAEQVVLVEPDLFYSAQDRGPHRVGPLEKDRPDIDLKKFDGQAFTSHLYAELLKTAGVDAVVTCHNHSVKVQNLFNEVFEGNFHNLIPTDVYAHYIKSSNFVQTGKDGNNLVIVSPDKGARPFMNAVFDALQLPECKRVVMDKVRTGEREISMTFNPELSDISIEEIEGKDVIVFDDMVRTGTTIVQCCEHIKKGNPNRVCFGVTHFHTSAEAREKLNSPAIDEILTTSTLPDIMNRDCQGRLRKKLTVLKLGKWIARHVMQMYGMDDGRFEKDFYKIDMSSKNPRWPPQFF; this is encoded by the coding sequence ATGTCTGATCGTTTTATCGTGACCGGAAACTTCACCGACGATCCGTTCGCCATCGACATGGCGCAGTACATCGGTCTCCGTGAAGATATTTCCGACGTGGTCTCCTTGAAGACCTTCGCAAACTCCGAATTCTGCCCCCGCTACATGCTCGACGTGGACGATATGGAACATATCGGCCGTCGCCTGGAAGGCAAGATCGTTTTGATTTGCTCGGTTTCGAACCATGAACGCAGCCGTAACGACTACGCCATGCGTAACTGCATTTTGGCCCGCGCCGCTAAGGACAACGGTGCCGAACAGGTGGTGCTCGTGGAACCCGATTTGTTCTACAGCGCTCAGGACCGCGGTCCGCACCGCGTTGGTCCGCTCGAAAAGGATCGCCCGGACATCGACCTCAAGAAGTTCGACGGCCAGGCTTTCACAAGCCACCTCTACGCTGAACTTTTGAAGACCGCCGGCGTGGACGCCGTCGTGACTTGCCACAACCACAGTGTCAAGGTTCAGAACCTCTTTAACGAAGTGTTCGAAGGCAACTTCCACAACCTGATTCCGACCGACGTTTACGCTCACTACATCAAGAGCAGCAACTTTGTTCAGACCGGTAAGGATGGCAACAACCTCGTAATCGTCTCTCCGGACAAGGGCGCACGCCCGTTCATGAACGCCGTGTTCGACGCTCTCCAGCTCCCCGAATGCAAGCGCGTGGTGATGGACAAGGTCCGTACCGGCGAACGCGAAATCAGCATGACCTTCAACCCGGAACTTTCCGACATCAGCATCGAAGAAATCGAAGGCAAGGACGTGATCGTGTTCGACGACATGGTGCGTACCGGTACGACGATTGTGCAGTGCTGCGAACACATCAAGAAGGGCAACCCGAACCGCGTATGCTTCGGCGTGACCCACTTCCACACCAGTGCCGAAGCTCGTGAAAAGCTCAACAGCCCGGCTATCGACGAAATCCTCACGACCTCGACTCTCCCGGATATCATGAACCGTGACTGCCAGGGTCGTCTGCGCAAGAAGCTCACCGTGCTCAAGCTCGGTAAGTGGATTGCTCGCCACGTGATGCAGATGTACGGCATGGACGACGGCCGCTTCGAAAAGGACTTCTACAAGATCGATATGTCCTCGAAGAACCCGCGTTGGCCCCCTCAGTTTTTCTAA
- the lysA gene encoding diaminopimelate decarboxylase, with translation MANYSIPQDVFVKAAEQYGTPLWIYDRATIEKCVKDVQVFDTVRFAQKACPNLSVVSLIRKLGCVVDAVSAGEIVRALKAGFKGGQQKGKAPEIVYTADIFDKDALELVKKYDIAVNVGSPDMIQQLADFGVKSELTIRVNPGFGHGHSRKTNTGGDLSKHGIWHEQIKDCIKLAQANGMWITGLHMHIGSGTDFEHLAQVCDAMVDASRRLGSHLRTISAGGGLPIPYHEEDKGNRIDVNAYYKLWDDARKRIQQSIGHEVHLEVEPGRYLVAESGYLMAEIRAVKKQGDNLFYLVDAGFTDLVRPSFYGSYHAISIIARDGRELNETVDAVVAGPLCESGDVFTQEEGGFVVTRKLPKAQVGDLLVLHDAGAYGAAMSSNYNSRRYAAETMYTNGELKVVRERQTFEQLLQNDKIIDL, from the coding sequence ATGGCAAACTATTCTATTCCTCAAGACGTTTTTGTGAAGGCAGCCGAACAGTACGGCACCCCGCTCTGGATTTATGACCGCGCCACTATCGAAAAGTGCGTGAAGGATGTCCAGGTATTTGACACCGTTCGCTTTGCCCAGAAGGCATGCCCGAACCTTTCCGTGGTTTCGCTTATCCGTAAACTTGGCTGCGTCGTCGATGCAGTTTCTGCCGGCGAAATCGTTCGCGCCCTCAAGGCCGGATTCAAGGGCGGCCAGCAAAAGGGCAAGGCTCCCGAAATTGTCTATACCGCAGACATCTTCGACAAGGACGCTCTTGAACTCGTGAAGAAGTATGACATCGCCGTGAACGTGGGCTCGCCGGATATGATCCAGCAGCTCGCTGATTTCGGCGTGAAGTCCGAACTCACCATCCGCGTGAACCCGGGCTTTGGCCACGGACACTCCCGCAAGACCAACACCGGTGGCGACCTTTCCAAGCACGGCATCTGGCACGAACAGATCAAGGACTGCATCAAGCTCGCTCAGGCTAACGGCATGTGGATCACAGGCTTGCACATGCATATCGGTTCCGGCACGGACTTCGAACACCTCGCACAGGTTTGCGATGCCATGGTCGATGCTAGCCGTCGCCTGGGCTCTCACTTGCGCACTATCAGTGCAGGGGGCGGCCTCCCGATTCCGTATCACGAAGAAGACAAGGGCAACCGCATCGACGTGAACGCTTACTACAAGCTGTGGGACGATGCCCGCAAGCGCATTCAGCAGAGCATCGGCCACGAGGTTCACCTTGAAGTGGAACCGGGTCGTTACCTAGTGGCCGAAAGCGGTTACCTGATGGCCGAAATCCGCGCCGTCAAGAAGCAGGGCGACAACCTGTTCTACTTGGTAGACGCCGGCTTTACCGACCTCGTTCGCCCGAGTTTCTATGGTAGCTATCACGCCATTTCGATTATCGCCCGCGACGGTCGCGAACTGAACGAAACGGTCGACGCCGTTGTCGCAGGCCCGCTCTGCGAATCCGGTGACGTGTTCACGCAGGAAGAAGGTGGCTTCGTGGTGACCCGCAAGCTCCCGAAGGCCCAGGTGGGCGACCTGCTGGTTCTCCATGACGCTGGCGCCTACGGTGCCGCCATGAGCAGCAACTACAACAGCCGTCGTTATGCTGCCGAAACCATGTACACCAACGGTGAACTGAAGGTCGTGCGCGAACGCCAGACGTTCGAACAACTCCTCCAGAACGATAAGATTATCGACCTGTAA
- a CDS encoding glycogen-binding domain-containing protein, whose amino-acid sequence MSKGTKTVVAKATAKKVAAKAAPKAAAKPAAEKKAPAKKAACKTAAKPAAEKKAVAAKPAAKKAAPKAAAEKKAPAKKAAAKAPKKVTVVFEANCPLATTVSVAGSFNNWAVDKDMLKKDKKTGLWTGKITLDSGDYEYKFVCDGQYWDEGDNKVKHV is encoded by the coding sequence ATGTCTAAAGGTACTAAAACTGTAGTTGCCAAGGCCACCGCCAAGAAGGTTGCCGCTAAGGCTGCTCCGAAAGCCGCCGCTAAGCCGGCTGCCGAAAAGAAGGCCCCGGCCAAGAAGGCTGCCTGCAAGACCGCTGCAAAGCCGGCTGCAGAAAAGAAAGCTGTTGCCGCTAAGCCGGCTGCTAAGAAGGCCGCCCCGAAGGCTGCTGCTGAAAAGAAGGCCCCGGCCAAGAAGGCCGCTGCTAAGGCTCCCAAGAAGGTGACGGTTGTGTTCGAAGCCAACTGCCCGCTCGCAACGACCGTGTCTGTTGCAGGTTCCTTCAACAACTGGGCTGTTGATAAAGACATGCTCAAGAAGGACAAGAAGACTGGTCTTTGGACTGGCAAGATCACCCTCGATTCTGGCGATTACGAATACAAGTTCGTTTGCGACGGCCAGTACTGGGACGAAGGCGACAACAAGGTCAAGCACGTCTAA
- the rpe gene encoding ribulose-phosphate 3-epimerase — protein sequence MLKQIIAPSVLNANFLELGNGLKAIENGGAGLVHLDIMDGHFVPNISFGPGISACVGKGTKLPLDCHLMIENPENYVGEFAKAGASLISVHAETTNHLDRLLHQIKELGVKPAVAINPATPLESIKYVLDIVDMVLVMSVNPGFGGQSLIPYCLDKIRELRQMKPELDIQIDGGVKLDNILACKEAGANVFVVGSAIFGKPDPEAVCREFVKLVNG from the coding sequence ATGCTCAAGCAAATCATCGCCCCTAGCGTTTTAAACGCAAACTTCCTCGAACTCGGCAACGGCCTCAAGGCTATCGAAAACGGTGGCGCAGGCCTTGTTCACCTCGACATCATGGACGGACACTTTGTCCCAAACATCAGCTTCGGCCCGGGAATCTCCGCCTGCGTGGGCAAGGGAACCAAGCTCCCGCTCGATTGCCACTTGATGATCGAAAACCCCGAAAACTACGTGGGTGAATTTGCAAAGGCTGGCGCAAGCCTGATCAGCGTGCACGCCGAAACTACAAATCACCTCGACCGTCTGCTGCACCAGATTAAGGAACTCGGCGTGAAGCCCGCTGTGGCCATTAACCCGGCAACTCCGCTCGAAAGCATCAAGTACGTGCTCGATATCGTAGACATGGTTTTGGTGATGTCGGTGAACCCTGGCTTTGGCGGCCAGAGCCTGATTCCTTACTGCCTCGACAAGATTCGCGAACTGCGTCAGATGAAGCCGGAATTGGATATCCAGATTGATGGCGGCGTGAAGCTTGATAACATTCTCGCCTGCAAGGAAGCCGGCGCAAACGTATTCGTCGTCGGTTCCGCGATTTTCGGCAAGCCCGATCCGGAAGCCGTTTGCCGCGAATTCGTGAAGCTCGTTAACGGCTAG
- a CDS encoding DUF4832 domain-containing protein has product MRMFSDMMRNAVRVALLGAFLFAPASLFAAGLVKQSIDTTDAMATLGNYDRGFYTPQVLHLKPSGGKPIEKPWSRLLHLRAEISEFSSHAWLGIDTTGGKKDTTWGKNQDLTEDALNVLQTTFDNIRTNKGFVIVRICYDPWYNGRSNVTPDHEWVLKHVKQLAPVLSKNTDVIVALEMGMHGAYGEMHSDTNITYDRVAEAVNLMLRNTPPELKILTRTGNYSAKVLGFDNWGVDFNIDGDKFKEIAKAKGDTMYRVGMFNDGYLGTQYDYGTWGADCKTSICREEGVAWLEKFGINTPYGGEALTTANGYQVINTPEFLAYEGFRTHTSYLNIQWNNNLIDSWKKSQFEGKDFEYDGSKIDSLTGFKYVNDHLGYRFVLRESWLSDTVGDDGILRAKLRIQNVGFGNLTWNAPVRLAILTDLEGTGLLECPMPTYYDLPDIDSRDIHSRTISIAGGDTVMTFDGNNEIEILTKLNIRGKGRYQVFLKVGEVQFANSKRVGGGTCGDEQPAAYLGKIYYDENVKSSIPRALPAAVQKKNAPFVQRERHNAIIRDGEKRYRANGATSR; this is encoded by the coding sequence ATGAGAATGTTTTCTGATATGATGCGGAATGCGGTGCGAGTCGCTCTGCTTGGCGCATTCCTGTTTGCGCCAGCATCGCTCTTTGCGGCGGGTCTCGTGAAACAGTCTATCGACACGACCGATGCGATGGCGACTCTCGGCAATTATGATCGCGGATTCTATACGCCGCAGGTGTTGCATCTCAAGCCCTCGGGCGGCAAGCCGATTGAAAAGCCTTGGAGCAGATTGTTGCATTTGCGCGCCGAAATTTCGGAATTCAGTAGCCACGCCTGGCTAGGAATCGATACGACCGGCGGCAAGAAGGATACTACCTGGGGCAAGAACCAGGACCTGACCGAAGACGCCCTGAACGTTCTGCAGACGACATTTGATAACATCCGCACGAACAAGGGTTTTGTAATTGTGCGTATCTGTTACGACCCGTGGTACAACGGTCGCAGCAACGTAACGCCCGATCACGAATGGGTGCTGAAGCATGTGAAGCAGCTTGCACCGGTGCTTTCGAAAAATACCGATGTAATTGTCGCTCTCGAGATGGGTATGCATGGTGCCTACGGTGAAATGCATTCTGATACGAATATCACATACGACCGCGTAGCCGAGGCAGTGAACCTGATGCTTCGCAATACGCCGCCGGAACTTAAGATTCTTACCCGCACGGGAAACTATTCGGCGAAGGTCTTAGGCTTTGACAACTGGGGTGTTGATTTTAATATCGACGGCGATAAATTCAAAGAAATTGCAAAGGCAAAAGGCGACACCATGTACCGCGTGGGAATGTTCAACGACGGCTATCTGGGAACGCAGTACGATTACGGCACCTGGGGCGCAGATTGCAAGACTTCCATTTGCCGCGAAGAAGGTGTGGCTTGGCTTGAGAAGTTCGGCATCAACACACCTTACGGTGGTGAGGCTCTCACGACAGCGAACGGCTATCAAGTTATCAATACGCCGGAGTTCTTGGCGTACGAAGGCTTTCGCACACATACAAGTTACCTGAATATTCAGTGGAACAACAACTTAATTGATAGCTGGAAAAAATCGCAGTTTGAAGGGAAAGATTTTGAATATGATGGTTCGAAAATAGATTCGTTGACAGGTTTCAAGTACGTCAACGACCACCTGGGCTACCGCTTCGTGCTGCGCGAATCGTGGCTGAGCGATACGGTGGGAGACGACGGAATTTTACGCGCGAAACTCCGCATTCAGAATGTGGGCTTTGGCAATTTGACATGGAATGCACCGGTGAGGCTTGCCATTTTAACAGACCTGGAAGGTACCGGTTTGTTGGAGTGCCCTATGCCGACTTATTACGACCTGCCGGACATTGATTCCCGTGATATCCATAGCCGAACTATATCGATTGCAGGTGGCGATACTGTGATGACGTTCGACGGAAATAACGAAATTGAAATTTTGACCAAATTAAATATACGAGGCAAAGGACGTTACCAAGTGTTCTTGAAGGTGGGCGAGGTTCAATTTGCCAACAGTAAGCGTGTGGGTGGCGGAACATGTGGCGACGAGCAGCCTGCCGCCTATTTGGGCAAAATCTACTATGACGAAAATGTCAAATCATCGATTCCGCGCGCCCTCCCAGCTGCGGTACAAAAGAAGAACGCCCCCTTCGTTCAGAGGGAGCGCCACAATGCGATTATCCGCGATGGCGAAAAACGCTACCGCGCCAATGGTGCGACTAGCCGTTAA
- a CDS encoding glycoside hydrolase family 9 protein → MRFSKNVILASAVSVAVSFSSAFAGPLVNQLGFAPDAEKIVVYPGSDANGLEVRDLNGKTVLKLKAPMVYDWEYSGEEVQTFDISAVKKPGTYRLFRGKEYVGTPIVVGKNVYNDLVKASLKWFYYQRASMSLEPQYAGKWARAAGHKDNRVIVYGSDKATGGKGNGQVIKSDRGWYDAGDYGKYIVNSGITVFTLLEAYENFPKYLDSLSWNIPREFAKYPEILEEVRYNLDWMLTMQDKDGGVYHKVTTLKFGGSVLPENDRDARYAIIKNVTATLDFAAVMAQASVVYKNVDKAYSDKMLKAAEEAYAWAKMHPQQFYKQPADVQTGNYMHDGEDGKDEFRWAAAELFRATKKQYYQDDLKNNLFTPDGAWWGNVNMLAAFRVALDSADFDKEIVAAAKKTVLTEANNLRTVGDTSAYRLPAFPWSWNWGSNSAMANNGMVLVHAYLLTKDKSYLDGAQQCLDYLLGKNPQDMTYVTGFGYRSPRNPHHRPSESDMVDDPVPGMLVGGPHLGKQDINLDGKENWKCPNYAAADKPALAYIDNRCSYATNEVAINWNAPLAYLAAALEAIYNK, encoded by the coding sequence ATGAGATTCTCTAAAAACGTGATTTTAGCAAGCGCGGTTTCTGTAGCCGTGTCTTTTTCGTCTGCTTTTGCAGGCCCCCTCGTAAACCAGCTTGGTTTCGCCCCCGATGCCGAAAAGATTGTCGTTTACCCCGGTAGCGATGCCAATGGGCTCGAAGTCCGTGACCTTAACGGAAAGACTGTCTTGAAACTCAAGGCCCCCATGGTCTATGATTGGGAATACAGCGGCGAAGAAGTACAGACTTTCGATATTTCTGCAGTCAAGAAACCTGGCACCTACCGCCTCTTCCGCGGCAAGGAATATGTGGGCACCCCGATTGTCGTGGGCAAGAATGTCTATAACGACTTGGTAAAGGCAAGCCTCAAGTGGTTCTACTACCAGCGCGCCAGCATGTCGCTGGAACCGCAGTATGCCGGCAAGTGGGCCCGCGCTGCAGGCCATAAAGATAATCGCGTAATCGTTTATGGTTCTGACAAGGCTACGGGCGGCAAAGGTAACGGTCAGGTGATCAAGTCCGATCGTGGCTGGTACGATGCCGGCGACTACGGCAAGTACATCGTGAATTCCGGCATCACCGTGTTTACGCTGCTCGAAGCTTACGAAAACTTCCCGAAGTATCTGGATTCGCTCTCCTGGAACATTCCGCGCGAATTCGCGAAGTACCCTGAGATTTTAGAAGAAGTGCGCTACAACTTGGACTGGATGCTCACCATGCAGGACAAGGACGGCGGCGTTTACCACAAGGTGACAACGCTTAAGTTCGGTGGCAGCGTTCTCCCTGAAAACGACAGGGACGCCCGCTATGCAATTATCAAGAACGTAACGGCAACGCTTGACTTTGCTGCTGTGATGGCTCAGGCAAGTGTCGTCTACAAGAACGTGGACAAGGCTTATTCCGACAAGATGCTCAAGGCCGCCGAAGAAGCTTACGCTTGGGCCAAGATGCACCCGCAGCAGTTCTACAAGCAGCCTGCCGATGTGCAGACGGGCAACTACATGCACGACGGCGAAGATGGCAAGGATGAATTCCGCTGGGCCGCTGCAGAACTTTTCCGCGCCACCAAGAAGCAGTATTATCAGGATGACTTGAAGAATAATCTCTTCACGCCCGATGGCGCCTGGTGGGGAAACGTGAACATGCTCGCCGCTTTCCGCGTGGCACTGGATTCTGCTGACTTCGACAAGGAAATTGTTGCTGCCGCCAAGAAGACTGTGCTCACCGAAGCCAACAACCTTCGCACTGTAGGTGACACGAGCGCCTACCGCCTGCCCGCATTCCCGTGGAGCTGGAACTGGGGTTCCAATAGCGCCATGGCAAACAACGGCATGGTGTTGGTGCACGCTTACCTGCTAACCAAAGACAAGAGCTACTTGGATGGTGCGCAGCAGTGCCTTGATTACTTACTCGGCAAGAACCCGCAGGACATGACTTATGTGACCGGCTTCGGTTACAGGAGCCCACGCAACCCGCACCACCGTCCGAGTGAATCCGACATGGTCGACGATCCGGTGCCGGGAATGCTTGTAGGTGGCCCGCACCTCGGCAAGCAGGACATTAACCTGGACGGCAAGGAAAATTGGAAGTGCCCGAACTATGCCGCTGCCGATAAGCCGGCACTCGCCTATATCGATAACCGCTGCAGCTACGCGACCAACGAAGTGGCCATCAACTGGAACGCTCCGCTCGCCTACCTTGCTGCCGCCCTCGAAGCGATTTATAACAAGTAG
- a CDS encoding FISUMP domain-containing protein, producing MKGLIGNSLFAACCIATAVFTGCGNDSTSNANVTDNPTNTKSGTLPDTVASFNDLQMQYNCNSSLKCKGTFLLDMGYAFCDGNGSWTFGSLIHKMDCGIDYVPGYDNPISSSSAEEDAVNSSSSVTTQGDESRSSANNEVEDLSSSSTPEESSSSDGLKYEQKVVCSATATAGACDAMDKNDVSTWHFVGKDAFGDAVEYTYSVNADDDLVVSTKGVNGSNEKVVAHNMSKAVYAEMAFSAAKSTCESVGGNEAGADAEQTCDTLLVPVVEYGTLTDKRDNKEYKTVTIGKLVWMAENLKYEEYSRKIIDGEYFYEWVDAIDGPQVNDTLYCGTSEKCDISENIQGVCPDGWRLPSKADLESLVEIVGEEQENYLSVTAGGKDLFGLSVVLTGYYNGYDGKLQYDGENINFWAADNSNWRADANATSLEITDSHVEIDEFPKGWGASVRCVKDAE from the coding sequence ATGAAGGGACTTATTGGCAATAGTTTATTTGCCGCATGTTGTATCGCCACGGCAGTTTTTACTGGCTGCGGCAACGATTCCACATCAAATGCAAATGTCACTGACAATCCGACGAATACAAAGTCAGGAACCCTTCCGGATACAGTCGCGTCTTTCAACGACTTGCAAATGCAATACAATTGCAACAGCTCGCTCAAGTGCAAGGGCACGTTCCTGTTGGACATGGGCTATGCCTTTTGCGACGGCAATGGGAGCTGGACCTTTGGCAGCCTGATTCACAAAATGGACTGCGGCATCGACTATGTGCCGGGCTACGACAATCCGATTTCTTCCAGTTCGGCGGAAGAAGACGCAGTTAACTCAAGTTCTTCTGTAACCACTCAAGGCGACGAATCCAGATCTTCTGCTAATAACGAAGTCGAAGATCTCAGTTCCTCGTCCACTCCCGAAGAATCTAGCAGCTCCGACGGCCTCAAGTACGAGCAGAAAGTCGTCTGCTCTGCTACAGCTACCGCAGGCGCCTGCGACGCAATGGACAAGAACGACGTGAGCACCTGGCATTTTGTAGGCAAAGATGCTTTTGGCGACGCCGTAGAATACACCTATTCCGTGAATGCTGACGACGACTTGGTCGTCTCCACAAAGGGTGTCAACGGTTCTAACGAAAAAGTAGTTGCCCACAATATGTCAAAAGCCGTGTATGCCGAAATGGCATTCAGTGCGGCCAAGAGCACTTGCGAAAGTGTGGGTGGCAACGAGGCCGGTGCAGATGCGGAACAAACCTGCGACACGCTGCTCGTCCCGGTTGTCGAATACGGCACATTGACCGATAAGCGCGACAACAAGGAATACAAGACCGTAACTATCGGGAAGCTTGTCTGGATGGCCGAAAACCTCAAGTACGAAGAATACTCAAGAAAAATTATCGATGGCGAATATTTCTATGAATGGGTAGATGCAATCGATGGGCCTCAGGTGAACGATACTCTGTACTGCGGCACGAGCGAAAAGTGTGACATTAGCGAAAATATCCAGGGCGTTTGCCCCGATGGGTGGCGCTTGCCGAGCAAGGCCGATCTTGAATCTCTAGTCGAAATTGTGGGCGAAGAACAGGAAAATTACCTGTCTGTCACAGCGGGCGGAAAAGACTTGTTCGGTCTCTCTGTTGTTCTGACCGGATATTACAATGGTTATGATGGCAAACTTCAGTACGATGGTGAAAACATCAATTTCTGGGCTGCGGACAATAGCAACTGGCGTGCCGATGCAAATGCAACATCACTTGAAATCACGGACAGTCATGTAGAAATTGACGAGTTCCCCAAGGGTTGGGGCGCTTCGGTTCGCTGCGTAAAAGACGCTGAATAG